In the Staphylococcus condimenti genome, one interval contains:
- a CDS encoding prophage endopeptidase tail family protein — protein MEPLILKNKKGTFGEIVTDFDFESFKYEYEKNNERSVSFTIYKTTQNEDIFDALINEMLLEWKGQDYVIKSTSIKYDGSVVTNEITAKHIFMEFQNHYIQKDLENEEMNNDESDAEENKPTMTLDQYLDFGFKGNKLGFSFEVKGTFNQRIAIEELGNKNGLEFLTEGAELFNYIYFADNKKIYIYDDETFYQMSDLPLIYKYNSSEVQATTSTTEIKTYIQGYGKKKTKAETKNYNPMKPKDLNYFGTFIKDGTWRTESVGASYTKTFNCKWGNETLEWTLKKMAKGGVLDVYLDDEHIGKYECYSKTATSEKIIIAQRLSKGNHIFKAVFRGAKSGVDYKKSKPCMYVGTEKSTVLNVTAVLKGTDVYHAYAEYKSPNYEIFGLSEAPTVFDDNALDENELKEKLKTELNDEPTVEVSTNYLGSFEEKHYLRNDDINENHMIHFIHRPLGYDLDLKVVKLTESHPLVNQPVEVDFSNSPTDIIKIQQRLSRNIKKISNIGKGESIGASPYFITENYSDIVGVTILDE, from the coding sequence GTGGAACCTTTAATTTTAAAAAATAAAAAAGGTACTTTTGGAGAGATTGTAACTGATTTTGATTTTGAATCTTTCAAATATGAATATGAAAAAAATAATGAACGATCTGTTAGTTTTACTATATATAAAACAACTCAGAACGAGGATATATTCGACGCCTTAATTAATGAAATGCTGTTAGAGTGGAAAGGACAAGACTATGTTATAAAATCAACATCTATTAAATATGATGGTTCGGTTGTAACAAATGAAATCACTGCTAAACATATATTTATGGAATTCCAAAATCATTATATCCAGAAAGATTTGGAAAACGAGGAAATGAATAACGATGAAAGTGATGCTGAAGAAAACAAACCAACAATGACTTTAGATCAATATCTAGACTTTGGTTTTAAAGGGAATAAATTAGGTTTCTCATTTGAAGTTAAAGGGACATTTAACCAACGAATTGCTATAGAAGAATTAGGCAATAAAAATGGTTTGGAATTTCTTACAGAAGGCGCAGAGTTATTCAATTATATATACTTTGCAGATAATAAGAAAATTTATATTTATGATGATGAAACTTTCTATCAAATGTCTGACTTACCATTAATATATAAATACAACTCTAGTGAAGTGCAAGCAACTACTTCTACTACAGAAATCAAAACCTATATACAGGGTTACGGTAAAAAGAAAACTAAAGCTGAGACAAAAAATTATAATCCTATGAAACCTAAAGACTTAAATTATTTTGGCACATTCATCAAAGACGGTACTTGGCGTACTGAAAGTGTTGGTGCTAGTTACACGAAAACATTTAACTGTAAGTGGGGTAACGAGACACTTGAATGGACATTAAAGAAAATGGCTAAAGGTGGCGTGTTAGACGTATATCTTGATGATGAACATATAGGTAAATATGAATGCTATAGCAAAACTGCAACATCTGAAAAGATTATCATTGCTCAACGCTTATCAAAAGGCAACCACATATTTAAAGCAGTGTTTAGAGGTGCAAAAAGTGGTGTCGATTATAAGAAATCTAAACCATGTATGTATGTGGGCACAGAGAAGTCAACAGTATTAAATGTAACTGCAGTGTTGAAAGGGACAGACGTTTATCACGCATACGCTGAATATAAATCACCTAACTATGAAATTTTTGGACTTTCCGAAGCCCCAACAGTGTTTGATGATAATGCATTAGATGAAAACGAGTTAAAAGAAAAGTTAAAAACTGAATTAAATGATGAACCAACCGTTGAAGTCTCAACTAACTATCTAGGTAGTTTTGAAGAAAAGCATTACTTGAGGAATGATGATATAAATGAAAACCATATGATTCATTTCATACACAGACCTCTAGGTTATGACTTAGATTTAAAAGTAGTTAAATTAACTGAATCACATCCATTAGTTAATCAACCCGTTGAAGTCGATTTCAGTAACTCTCCAACTGACATTATTAAAATACAACAGCGCTTAAGTAGAAATATAAAAAAAATAAGTAACATTGGTAAAGGCGAGTCCATAGGGGCATCGCCTTATTTTATTACAGAAAATTATTCAGACATTGTTGGGGTGACGATACTAGATGAGTAA
- a CDS encoding distal tail protein Dit, with translation MKKEVRLFNDNFDVKLTDTPNLLFLDHIEEDVEVKANTTEINGTDGVLMGPTTFGPFNLVLNFSFKGLDTKDLKLYKQKIRNILYQREPYYLWHSDAPGKKYAVYCDSNDNEDLTNSFATFKVTFVVIKGYSESLKDTSEFSLSSGDWQFEAGVLSDDEIKYTHDTTAFKIYNGSSDTINPLLRHQFKLLVNIDAPKGFKITNHTTREVLKDGKETNVFEYKKPITYSETITLSGVHPIKDQKRIGIDTNWGWLTLAPGFNHIEITGVSIKNVTTKWVFPFIYR, from the coding sequence TTGAAAAAAGAAGTAAGGTTATTTAACGATAACTTTGATGTTAAATTGACTGATACACCTAATTTATTGTTTTTAGATCATATAGAAGAAGATGTGGAAGTTAAAGCAAACACAACTGAAATTAATGGTACTGATGGAGTACTTATGGGTCCGACTACGTTCGGGCCTTTTAATTTAGTTTTAAACTTTTCATTTAAAGGGTTAGATACTAAAGATTTAAAACTCTATAAACAAAAAATAAGAAATATCCTATATCAACGAGAACCTTATTATTTGTGGCATAGCGATGCACCTGGTAAGAAATACGCAGTGTATTGTGATAGCAATGACAACGAAGATTTAACAAACTCATTCGCTACATTTAAAGTTACTTTTGTGGTTATCAAAGGCTATTCAGAATCATTGAAAGACACAAGTGAGTTTAGTTTATCAAGTGGTGATTGGCAATTTGAAGCAGGCGTTTTATCAGATGATGAAATTAAATACACGCACGATACAACAGCTTTTAAAATTTACAATGGTTCATCGGATACAATCAATCCATTATTAAGACATCAATTTAAATTACTAGTTAATATTGATGCACCTAAAGGGTTTAAAATCACTAATCACACTACACGTGAAGTATTAAAAGATGGAAAAGAAACCAATGTCTTTGAATACAAAAAACCCATCACATATAGTGAAACGATAACTTTAAGTGGTGTTCATCCAATAAAAGACCAAAAACGCATAGGGATAGACACAAATTGGGGTTGGTTGACGTTAGCACCTGGATTTAATCATATAGAAATAACTGGTGTGAGTATAAAAAATGTAACTACTAAATGGGTTTTCCCATTTATATATAGGTAG